The sequence AGCACGTCCAGAAGTATCTGACTCGTCGCGGCAAGGGTGTCGGGCTGCGCGTGGGCGTGCGCACGACCGGTTGCTCGGGTTTGGCCTACAAGCTCGAGTACGTGGATGAACTCGCGCCCGAAGACGAAGTGTTCGATTGCAACGGCGTGAAGATCATTGTCGACCCGAAGAGCCTCGCCTATATCGACGGCACCGAACTCGACTTTGCACGCGAAGGGTTGAACGAAGGCTTCAAGTTCAACAACCCGAACGTGAAGGACGAGTGCGGTTGCGGCGAATCGTTCCGCGTGTAAATCGGCTCACTCCGCGTGCAGCGGATCAAAGGCGGCGCGTGCCGCCTTTTTAGTTTGATCCGCGCATCCGGGTTGATGTCTTGCGGCCGTCTTTGCCGTTGAATCCACGCTGCGCGCTTTCGACCTGCGTAACCTGCGTTTTTAGCCTGCACTCCGGTGCGCTTTCCCGAACGGACTCCTTCTATCTGATGGCCTCGCTGAACGACAGCCACTTCGACCTGTTCGATCTTCCGGCGCAATTCGCGCTCGACGCATCGACGCTCGATCACGCCTACCGCACCGTGCAGGCGCAAGTGCATCCGGACCGCTTCGCGGCGGCCGGCGATGCGCAAAAGCGCATCGCGATGCAATGGGCGACGCGCACGAACGAGGCCTATCAGACGCTGCGCGATCCGTTGAAGCGCGCGACCTATCTGCTGCACTTGCGCGGCATCGACGTCGACACGCATAACAATACGGCGATGGAGCCGGCGTTCCTGATGCAGCAGATGGAGTGGCGCGAAGGGATTGAGGACGCGGCCGCGGCGAAGAACGTCGACGCGCTCGACGCCTTGCTCGGCGAACTACGCGACGAAGAGCGGGTGCGTTTCGACAAGCTCGGCGCGCTGCTCGACAGCGGCGCGAATCAGCCGGCGGCCGAGGCGGTGCGGCAGTTGATGTTCATCGAGCGGGTGGCGTCGGAAATCGGCACGCAGATCGAGCGGCTCGAGAACTAGCGGTCCGGCGCTCCGGCGTAGAGACGCACGCCGGCGCCGCGCATGAACAGGTAGCGATAGCAGCCGTAGCATTACATCCAGCAACGCGAAAATTCAGGACGGGGCCCAGCGGCCCCGAGAAGATCCAGATGGCCCTACTGCAAATCTCCGAACCCGGCATGGCGCCGGCGCCCCATCAGCGGCGTCTGGCGGTCGGTATCGATCTCGGCACCACTAACTCCCTCGTCGCCGCCGTGCGCAGCGGCGTGCCCGACGTGCTGCCCGATGAGGACGGCTATGCGCTGCTGCCGTCGGTGGTGCGTTACCTGGAAAAGGGTGGCCGCCGTATCGGCCGCACGGCCAAGGCCGAAGCCGCGACTGATCCGCGCAACACGATCGTGTCGGTCAAGCGCTTCATGGGCCGCGGCAAGGCGGAAGTGGAAGGCGCCGAAAACGCGCCGTACGATTTCGTCGATGCGCCTGGCATGGTCCAGATCCGTACCGTCGACGGTGTGAAGAGCCCGGTCGAAGTGTCGGCGGAAATTCTCGCGACGCTGCGCCAGCGCGCCGAAGACACGCTCGGCGACGAACTGGTCGGTGCGGTCATTACCGTACCTGCGTATTTCGACGAAGCACAGCGCCAGGCGACCAAAGACGCCGCGCGGCTGGCCGGGTTGAACGTGTTGCGTCTGCTGAACGAGCCGACCGCGGCTGCGATCGCCTACGGCCTCGATAACGGCTCCGAAGGCCTCTACGCGGTCTACGACCTCGGCGGCGGCACCTTCGATCTGTCGATTCTGAAGCTCACCAAGGGTGTGTTCGAAGTGCTCGCGGCGGGCGGCGATTCCGCGCTCGGCGGCGACGATTTCGACAATGCGCTGTATCGCCATGTGCTGGAGCAGGCCGGCATCGCGCCGCAAACGCTCGCGCCGGAAGACGTCCGTCTGCTGCTCGACAGTGTACGCGTGACCAAGGAGGCGTTGTCTGACGCGCCGAATGCAAAGGTACAAGCCAAGCTCTCGAACGGCACCCAGATCGATCTGACGATCGACGAGGCCACTTTCGAGGCCATCACTCAGGCGCTGGTTCAACGCACGCTTGGGCCCACGAAAAAAGCGCTGCGCGACGCCAAGGTTGCTACCAAAGATATCAAAGGCGTGGTGCTGGTTGGCGGCGCGACGCGCATGCCGGTGATTCGCCGCGCGGTCGAGTCGTTCTTCGGCCAGCCGCCGCTCATCAATCTGGATCCGGATCAGGTGGTCGCGCTCGGCGCGGCGATCCAGGCCGATCTGCTTGCGGGCAATCGCGGCGCGGACGGTGACGACTGGCTGCTGCTCGACGTGATTCCGCTGTCGCTCGGCGTCGAAACGATGGGCGGTTTGACCGAGAAGATCATCCCGCGCAATTCGACGATTCCGGTCGCCCGCGCGCAGGATTTCACAACCTTCAAGGACGGCCAGACGGCCATGGCGATCCACGTCGTGCAAGGCGAGCGCGAGCTCGTCAACGATTGCCGTTCGCTCGCGCGTTTCGAACTGCGCGGCATCCCGCCGATGGCCGCCGGCGCGGCGCGGATTCGCGTCACGTATCAGGTCGACGCGGACGGTTTGCTGTCGGTGTTCGCGCGTGAACAGGGCTCGGGCGTGGAAGCGTCGGTGGTGGTCAAGCCATCCTATGGTCTCGCCGACGACGACATCGCCAGGATGCTCGAAGAGAGCTTCTCGACCGCGGAAGTCGACATGCGCGCCCGGGCACTGCGCGAGGCGCAAGTCGAAGCGCGCCGTCTCGTCGAAGCGACCGACGCGGCGCTCGCCGCTGACGCCGAATTGCTCGACGACAGTGAACGCGCTGAACTCGACACGCTGCTCACCGCTTTGCGCAACATTGCACAAAGCGACGATGCCGACGCGATCGAAGCCGCGACCAAAACGCTCGCCGAAGGCACTGACGAGTTCGCCGCCCGTCGCATGAACAAGGGCATTCGCCGCGCGCTGGCCGGCCGTAAGCTCGACGAGATCTGAGCCTCGCGGCGTGGCCGCGCCATGCGCGCCAGCCGGCTATGAACCGCGCCGCGTGGACTTAAAAAGTCCGCGCGGCGCCAGTAAAATGGTACGGAGCCTGTTTGCGGCCGCCGTGCCGCAGACCCAAACGGAAAATGTATGCCTCAAATCGTTGTGCTGCCCCACGTCGAACTGTGCCCGGAAGGCGCGGTGATCGACGCCGTGCCCGGCAAGAGCATCTGCGACACGCTGCTCGATAACGGCATCGAAATCGAGCACGCGTGCGAGAAGTCCTGCGCGTGCACAACCTGTCACGTGATCGTGCGTGAGGGTTTCGCCGCCTTGACGCCGTCCGAGGAAGACGAGGACGATCTGTTGGACAAGGCGTGGGGGCTCGAACCGGCCTCGCGTCTGTCGTGCCAGGCGATGGTGCCGGCCGAGCAGGATCTGGTCGTTGAGATCCCGCGCTACTCGATCAATCACGCGAAGGAAAATCACTAACTGGAGGATGCAGCCATGAAGTGGACCGATACGCAAGACATCGCGATGGCCCTGACTGACAAGCACCAGGACATCGATCCGCAGCAGGTGCGCTTCACTGATTTGCACCGCTGGGTGACCGAGCTGGAAGGTTTCGACGACGACCCTAACCGGTCGAACGAGAAGATCCTCGAAGCGATTCAGGCTGCATGGATCGAAGACGCGGATTACTAAGCAAGCGCATTGCTGGGTTTTCCGTTAGCGGCCGGGCAGGACTGGTTCCGTTCCGGCTGCGGCAAAGAAAAAGGCGATTCCATTGGAATCGCCTTTTTTAACGCCTGGAGAATCTTCAGGCAGCCAGCGGTCAGGCTGCTACAAGCGTGCCATTTTCAACCCGCACGCGCTGACCTTGCTGGAACGGCGGCGCTTCGTGATAGGTGAAGTAGCGCATCTTGCCGTTTTCCATCCGGACCCGTACCGAATACGACGTCGTGCTGCGGATATGCTTTTCAACCGAGTTACCGGCGAAGCCGCCGCCGACTGCGCCGAGGACGGTCATCGCGGCGCGTCCGCCGCCGGCGCCGAACTGATTACCGATCAGGCCGCCGGCCACGGCGCCGCCGACCGCACCGATACCGGTGCCGTGACCTTCCTGACGCACCGCGGAGATCGCGGCTACCGTACCGCAGCTCGAACAGTAGGCCGGTTGCGGCGGCTGTTGCGGCGCATATTGCGGTGCCGGCTGGGCCTGTTGCTGCTGGGCGTACTGGGGTTGTTGCGCAGGCGCCGGGGCGCGCTGAGGCGCCTGTTGCTGCGCAGCTTGCTGTGCGGCGTCCTGTTGGGCTGCCTGTTGGGCCGCCGGATTGGCCGGCGCCGCCGAATCGACCACGCCCGGTTGGGTGGTCACTTGCGCAGCCTGGGTCTGGTCCGTTTGCGCGCCGCTGCTCGACGCCTTCGGGAACAGCCCCGTGACGGCCGCCGTCGCGACGAGACTGGCGATGATCACTGCACCCGCAGCGGTAGCGACGAGCGGGTGAAGACGACGTTGTTGCGTAGGTTTGGTATCTGGATTGTCCATATTGGCCTCCGTCTGGAGCAGAGTCGACTGTTATTGAGACTGAGTGTCGGGCAAATCGATCCCGTGAGGGTTTCAATTTGTAACCATTCCCCGGCAATTATCGCGGCTGGTTCGCGTCAAAGCGCGCGCAGCGGAGCGGGGTGCCTGATTCCTTGCGGGTCTGCAGCAGGTTAAGAAAACAGCGGCCCGATGGAGGATACGCGCCTTTTACCGATGGTTACAAACTGTCAGATTTCGGTCTGCGGTGTTTTCAAGCGCCGCAAGAAAAAACGCCCGGCTTCAAGCCGGGCGTTTTTGCGCGAGCCATTGACGCGAGCGACGCGGCGATCAGTCTTCGCGGCGCAGATGCGGGAACAGAATCACGTCGCGGATGCTCGGGCTGTCGGTCAGCATCATCACCAGACGGTCGATGCCGATGCCGCAACCGCCGGCTGGCGGCATGCCGTATTCCAGCGCGCGGATGTAGTCCGCGTCGTAGAACATTGCTTCTTCGTCACCGGCGTCTTTCTGGTCGACCTGCTTCTTGAAGCGGGCGGCCTGGTCTTCCGGATCGTTCAGCTCCGAGAAGCCGTTGGCGATTTCACGGCCCGTGATGAACAGCTCGAAACGCTCGGTGATGCCGGCGACCTTGTCCGAGGCGCGCGCCAAAGGCGACACTTCGACCGGGTAGTCGATGATGTAGGTCGGCTCCCACAGTTGCGACTCGGCGGTCTCTTCGAACAGCGCCAGTTGCAGCGCGCCGA comes from Burkholderia sp. GAS332 and encodes:
- a CDS encoding Iron-binding apoprotein IscA is translated as MAITLTEKAAQHVQKYLTRRGKGVGLRVGVRTTGCSGLAYKLEYVDELAPEDEVFDCNGVKIIVDPKSLAYIDGTELDFAREGLNEGFKFNNPNVKDECGCGESFRV
- a CDS encoding ferredoxin, 2Fe-2S, which codes for MPQIVVLPHVELCPEGAVIDAVPGKSICDTLLDNGIEIEHACEKSCACTTCHVIVREGFAALTPSEEDEDDLLDKAWGLEPASRLSCQAMVPAEQDLVVEIPRYSINHAKENH
- a CDS encoding Glycine zipper 2TM domain-containing protein, producing MDNPDTKPTQQRRLHPLVATAAGAVIIASLVATAAVTGLFPKASSSGAQTDQTQAAQVTTQPGVVDSAAPANPAAQQAAQQDAAQQAAQQQAPQRAPAPAQQPQYAQQQQAQPAPQYAPQQPPQPAYCSSCGTVAAISAVRQEGHGTGIGAVGGAVAGGLIGNQFGAGGGRAAMTVLGAVGGGFAGNSVEKHIRSTTSYSVRVRMENGKMRYFTYHEAPPFQQGQRVRVENGTLVAA
- a CDS encoding molecular chaperone HscA, with amino-acid sequence MALLQISEPGMAPAPHQRRLAVGIDLGTTNSLVAAVRSGVPDVLPDEDGYALLPSVVRYLEKGGRRIGRTAKAEAATDPRNTIVSVKRFMGRGKAEVEGAENAPYDFVDAPGMVQIRTVDGVKSPVEVSAEILATLRQRAEDTLGDELVGAVITVPAYFDEAQRQATKDAARLAGLNVLRLLNEPTAAAIAYGLDNGSEGLYAVYDLGGGTFDLSILKLTKGVFEVLAAGGDSALGGDDFDNALYRHVLEQAGIAPQTLAPEDVRLLLDSVRVTKEALSDAPNAKVQAKLSNGTQIDLTIDEATFEAITQALVQRTLGPTKKALRDAKVATKDIKGVVLVGGATRMPVIRRAVESFFGQPPLINLDPDQVVALGAAIQADLLAGNRGADGDDWLLLDVIPLSLGVETMGGLTEKIIPRNSTIPVARAQDFTTFKDGQTAMAIHVVQGERELVNDCRSLARFELRGIPPMAAGAARIRVTYQVDADGLLSVFAREQGSGVEASVVVKPSYGLADDDIARMLEESFSTAEVDMRARALREAQVEARRLVEATDAALAADAELLDDSERAELDTLLTALRNIAQSDDADAIEAATKTLAEGTDEFAARRMNKGIRRALAGRKLDEI
- a CDS encoding FeS assembly protein IscX, whose protein sequence is MKWTDTQDIAMALTDKHQDIDPQQVRFTDLHRWVTELEGFDDDPNRSNEKILEAIQAAWIEDADY
- a CDS encoding molecular chaperone HscB, producing the protein MASLNDSHFDLFDLPAQFALDASTLDHAYRTVQAQVHPDRFAAAGDAQKRIAMQWATRTNEAYQTLRDPLKRATYLLHLRGIDVDTHNNTAMEPAFLMQQMEWREGIEDAAAAKNVDALDALLGELRDEERVRFDKLGALLDSGANQPAAEAVRQLMFIERVASEIGTQIERLEN